In the Synechococcus sp. Nb3U1 genome, one interval contains:
- a CDS encoding sucrose-phosphate phosphatase, with protein MPVNLQLLITDLDYTLVGDPSALQDLNPRLEQLRAQTGLKLVYATGRSWYLYQELLREYPLLPPDALILSVGTAVHHQGLPEPDPGWTSHLAQGWNREAVAEVAAQFPELRPQPVSEQGAFKLSYWLDAGRAEWVSAQLSRELAQRGLAVNLVYSSGRDLDLLPLAGNKGSALRYLQQEWGIPGEQILACGDSGNDQLLLQAAIESGGYGIVVGNAQPELLDWYRKNPTPHCILASAACAGGILEGLQHFGCL; from the coding sequence GTGCCTGTGAACTTGCAATTGTTGATCACCGATTTGGATTACACCTTGGTGGGGGATCCCTCAGCGTTGCAGGATTTGAATCCCAGACTGGAACAGTTACGTGCCCAAACAGGCCTAAAGCTCGTCTATGCCACCGGTCGATCCTGGTATCTGTACCAAGAACTGCTCCGGGAATACCCGCTCTTGCCCCCTGATGCTTTGATCCTCTCGGTGGGCACTGCTGTCCATCATCAAGGACTCCCTGAGCCGGATCCGGGTTGGACAAGTCATCTTGCCCAGGGATGGAATCGGGAGGCAGTTGCCGAGGTGGCGGCTCAATTTCCCGAACTGCGCCCCCAACCTGTCTCTGAACAGGGAGCCTTCAAGCTCAGCTATTGGCTGGATGCCGGACGAGCTGAATGGGTGAGCGCACAACTGAGCCGGGAATTGGCGCAACGGGGACTGGCGGTGAACCTGGTGTATAGCAGCGGTCGAGATCTGGACTTGCTCCCTCTAGCGGGAAATAAGGGATCCGCGCTGCGCTACTTACAACAAGAATGGGGGATCCCTGGGGAACAGATCCTGGCTTGTGGAGATTCTGGCAACGATCAACTGCTGCTCCAGGCGGCGATCGAGTCAGGGGGCTACGGCATTGTGGTGGGCAATGCCCAACCAGAATTGCTGGATTGGTACCGCAAGAACCCTACTCCCCACTGTATTTTGGCTTCCGCCGCCTGTGCAGGCGGGATCCTAGAGGGGTTGCAACACTTTGGGTGTCTATAG
- a CDS encoding zinc ribbon domain-containing protein codes for MNLLFPSSHLCSNTFLPLEKMDLSVRSFVSPHCQKRHDPDINAAINIRNEGLRILASGSGAAALGRDVRPKA; via the coding sequence CTGAATCTTCTCTTTCCGTCTTCTCACCTTTGTTCCAACACCTTTCTCCCGCTAGAGAAGATGGATCTCTCGGTTCGCTCGTTTGTAAGTCCTCACTGCCAGAAACGCCACGACCCAGACATCAACGCAGCGATTAATATCAGAAATGAAGGCTTGCGGATTTTGGCCTCAGGAAGTGGGGCTGCTGCTCTAGGACGCGATGTAAGACCCAAGGCGTAA
- the aroA gene encoding 3-phosphoshikimate 1-carboxyvinyltransferase, with amino-acid sequence MHEYDETASTPVTSAVLTTPSSANVLTLSPVTGLRGQVSIPGDKSISHRALMLGSLAEGETTIQGLLLGEDPRSTAACFRAMGAEISELNTTWVRIKGIGLGQLQEPADVLDAGNSGTTMRLMLGILASHAGRFFAVTGDGSLRSRPMRRVVDPLRQMGAQIWGRAGGNLAPLAIQGGSLKGIHYHSPVASAQVKSCLLLAGLLAEGTTQVTEPALSRDHSERMLRAFGAEINADPEEKTVAVVGGSRLRGQAVTVPGDISSAAFWLVAGSIVLESELLLENVGLNPTRTGVLEVLREMGADIQIENPREIAGEPLGDLRVRSAPLRGCTIAGDRIPTLIDEIPVLAVAAAFADGVTVIRDAAELRVKESDRLAAMAQELGRMGAQVCEHPDGLEIQGGIPLQGTEVDSHEDHRIAMSLMVAALGAQGSTTLVGADCARISYPDFIPTLQRLTDL; translated from the coding sequence ATGCATGAGTATGATGAGACTGCCTCAACTCCTGTAACGTCTGCTGTGCTGACCACCCCTTCTTCTGCTAATGTCCTGACCCTGTCTCCTGTCACGGGTCTACGTGGCCAAGTGAGCATTCCCGGCGATAAGTCCATTTCCCATCGGGCTTTGATGCTGGGATCCCTGGCGGAGGGAGAAACCACGATTCAGGGGCTACTGCTAGGGGAAGATCCCCGCAGTACAGCTGCATGCTTTCGGGCGATGGGAGCGGAGATCTCTGAGCTGAATACCACATGGGTGCGCATCAAGGGAATCGGCTTGGGCCAGTTGCAAGAACCGGCGGATGTATTGGATGCGGGCAATTCTGGGACGACAATGCGGCTGATGTTGGGGATCCTGGCCAGCCATGCTGGGCGCTTTTTTGCCGTGACGGGGGATGGATCCCTGCGTTCCCGACCGATGCGACGAGTGGTGGATCCCTTGCGACAGATGGGGGCACAAATTTGGGGTCGGGCCGGGGGCAATCTTGCCCCTTTGGCTATACAAGGGGGATCCCTAAAAGGCATTCACTATCACTCTCCGGTCGCCTCAGCCCAAGTGAAATCTTGCCTTTTGCTGGCGGGTCTGTTGGCGGAAGGCACCACGCAGGTGACGGAACCGGCTCTTTCGCGGGATCATTCCGAGCGGATGTTGCGGGCCTTTGGGGCCGAGATCAACGCGGATCCGGAGGAGAAAACGGTGGCAGTTGTGGGGGGATCCCGGTTGCGGGGACAGGCGGTGACTGTTCCGGGGGATATCAGTTCGGCAGCCTTTTGGTTGGTGGCAGGCTCAATTGTGCTCGAGAGCGAATTGCTCCTGGAAAACGTCGGCTTGAACCCCACCCGCACCGGGGTATTGGAGGTGCTAAGGGAAATGGGAGCAGATATTCAAATCGAGAATCCGCGGGAGATTGCGGGCGAGCCCCTAGGAGATTTGCGGGTGCGTTCTGCTCCGTTGCGGGGCTGCACCATCGCTGGAGACCGGATCCCGACCTTGATCGATGAGATCCCGGTGTTGGCGGTAGCGGCGGCTTTTGCAGATGGGGTAACGGTGATTCGAGATGCGGCAGAACTGCGGGTGAAAGAAAGTGATCGGTTGGCCGCCATGGCACAGGAGCTGGGCCGTATGGGGGCTCAGGTGTGTGAACATCCAGATGGCTTGGAGATCCAAGGAGGGATCCCGCTTCAGGGGACGGAGGTAGACAGCCATGAAGATCACCGCATTGCCATGAGCCTGATGGTGGCAGCTTTGGGCGCCCAGGGATCCACAACTTTGGTCGGAGCAGATTGTGCCCGCATTTCTTACCCAGATTTCATTCCCACTTTGCAGCGATTAACGGATCTGTGA
- a CDS encoding Spy/CpxP family protein refolding chaperone has product MKRTLLWIPILGLSLLCLGSVSEPTVAQPGRPRATELRRGRNLRDLNLSAEQLRQLQQIRHRKQEELLNRTLELRAARRQLRELLVSDAPDSEVAAQFQRVQRLAQEVNASRFEAILEMRQVLSPEQRQQLLQTIEDH; this is encoded by the coding sequence ATGAAAAGAACTTTGTTGTGGATCCCCATTCTGGGCTTAAGCCTGCTCTGCCTAGGATCTGTGAGTGAACCCACAGTAGCCCAGCCTGGGCGCCCGCGGGCCACAGAACTGCGCCGGGGTCGCAACCTGCGGGATCTGAATCTCTCTGCCGAGCAATTGCGCCAACTGCAACAAATTCGCCACCGCAAACAGGAGGAGCTCCTGAATCGCACCCTGGAGTTAAGAGCCGCCCGTCGTCAACTGCGGGAGCTATTGGTCAGCGATGCCCCCGACTCGGAAGTGGCAGCCCAATTTCAGCGGGTACAACGGCTAGCTCAAGAGGTGAATGCCAGCCGCTTCGAGGCCATTTTGGAAATGCGCCAAGTCCTAAGCCCAGAACAACGACAACAACTGCTACAGACCATTGAAGATCATTGA
- a CDS encoding MDR family MFS transporter, giving the protein MGIPSWWPKLSLQVWLIFIGRLLSQTGTGFTLFYATIFFVNQVGLTATQVGLGLGIMAFAGVFGRIFGGSMADGAWGRKATLILSLVISTLGSFGLALSYNFWAFALANVAAGLGQGLYWPPAEAIVADLTTREQRNEAYALNRLGDNLGHSIGVAMASTLVALTGAYRLLFVIDGLTFLIFLAVLWFFIREARESNLAAGPMLAGWKTALTDHSLLVFGLSNILFTTYVAQLSSSMPLYFRNFVGIPEVQIGALFALHGAFIGLLQMPVARWLNRFTRIQGLQGSALIWGIGFALVLLTGLSAELGAVPALALATVALMVLSLALVSYNPSASALVADLAPEHLRGVYLSINSLCWAVGFAAGPMIGGVALDLPQPWVGGLWVLWVATVAVVWGILSWLNQILPGKVNAATSPRQSLHQKEPVSLGSAEHK; this is encoded by the coding sequence ATGGGCATTCCTTCCTGGTGGCCGAAGTTGAGCTTGCAGGTTTGGCTGATCTTTATCGGTCGGCTGCTGTCCCAAACCGGGACAGGCTTTACACTCTTTTACGCCACCATTTTTTTCGTCAATCAAGTGGGGTTGACGGCAACCCAGGTGGGGTTGGGTCTGGGCATCATGGCCTTTGCCGGGGTGTTTGGCCGCATTTTCGGCGGCTCGATGGCGGATGGGGCTTGGGGGCGCAAAGCCACCTTGATTTTGTCTTTGGTTATTTCCACCCTTGGCTCCTTTGGGTTGGCCCTCTCCTACAACTTTTGGGCTTTTGCCTTGGCCAATGTGGCGGCGGGTTTAGGCCAAGGGTTGTACTGGCCACCCGCCGAAGCGATTGTGGCCGATCTCACCACCCGCGAACAGCGCAACGAAGCCTATGCCCTGAACCGCCTTGGGGATAATTTGGGCCACAGCATTGGGGTAGCGATGGCCAGCACGTTGGTGGCGCTGACTGGGGCCTATCGGCTCTTGTTTGTGATCGATGGCCTCACCTTTTTGATCTTTTTGGCAGTGCTCTGGTTCTTCATTCGGGAAGCCCGTGAATCCAATTTGGCAGCAGGGCCGATGCTGGCAGGTTGGAAAACAGCCCTGACGGATCACTCGTTGTTGGTGTTTGGATTATCCAACATCCTCTTCACCACTTATGTGGCTCAGTTGAGCAGCAGCATGCCCCTTTACTTCCGCAATTTTGTCGGGATCCCTGAGGTGCAAATTGGCGCTTTGTTTGCTCTACATGGAGCCTTCATTGGCCTGCTACAGATGCCGGTAGCCCGTTGGCTGAATCGCTTTACCCGCATTCAAGGGCTACAGGGATCCGCCTTGATTTGGGGAATTGGCTTTGCCCTCGTGTTGCTGACCGGTCTTTCAGCGGAGTTGGGGGCTGTACCAGCTTTGGCTTTGGCTACGGTGGCCCTAATGGTGTTGTCTCTGGCCTTGGTGAGCTACAACCCTTCTGCATCTGCTTTAGTGGCGGATTTGGCCCCGGAGCATCTGCGGGGGGTGTATCTGTCCATCAATTCCCTCTGTTGGGCGGTGGGGTTCGCCGCTGGCCCGATGATTGGCGGGGTGGCCTTGGATCTGCCGCAACCTTGGGTCGGAGGCCTGTGGGTTTTGTGGGTAGCCACGGTGGCCGTGGTGTGGGGGATTTTGAGCTGGCTAAACCAAATTTTGCCTGGCAAAGTGAATGCGGCTACCTCTCCACGCCAGTCTCTACACCAGAAAGAACCAGTTTCCCTAGGCAGTGCCGAGCACAAGTGA
- a CDS encoding polysaccharide deacetylase family protein, which translates to MVASPQILPPFLYSPLHWGLKTLFPDCLWELQANPNTQPIALTFDDGPHPDHTPALLEVLAHFQVPGNFFVLGERVQRWPQLAQEIVRQGHHIGLHGWQHRSFTQLTREEIHHSLSRNQAALAEACGGIPRDYRDVRPPNGLFWPHTLADLRDWGLRVVMWSVVPEDWLTPPVSVVLERILTQARSGSLIVLHDGVHGGSQVATITQQLIPRLRERGFQFVRLSDP; encoded by the coding sequence GTGGTTGCTTCTCCTCAAATTCTGCCCCCATTCCTTTACTCCCCTCTGCACTGGGGGTTGAAAACCCTTTTCCCAGACTGTTTGTGGGAATTACAGGCCAACCCGAACACTCAACCCATTGCCCTCACCTTCGACGATGGCCCGCATCCGGATCACACCCCGGCTCTACTGGAGGTTTTGGCCCACTTTCAGGTGCCGGGCAACTTTTTTGTCCTCGGCGAACGGGTGCAGCGCTGGCCTCAGCTGGCCCAAGAGATCGTCCGGCAAGGTCATCACATCGGCCTCCACGGTTGGCAACATCGCTCGTTCACCCAACTGACGCGAGAGGAAATACACCACAGCCTAAGCCGCAACCAAGCCGCTTTGGCCGAGGCCTGTGGTGGGATCCCTCGTGATTATCGGGATGTGCGCCCACCCAATGGTCTATTTTGGCCGCACACCCTTGCGGATCTACGCGATTGGGGACTGCGAGTGGTCATGTGGAGCGTGGTTCCAGAAGACTGGCTCACCCCGCCTGTCTCGGTGGTGCTGGAGCGCATCCTCACCCAAGCGCGGTCTGGATCTCTGATCGTGCTTCATGATGGAGTCCATGGGGGATCCCAGGTTGCAACCATCACGCAGCAGTTGATCCCAAGGTTGCGGGAACGGGGCTTTCAATTTGTTCGCCTCTCGGATCCCTGA
- a CDS encoding DUF4332 domain-containing protein, which produces MSAADRSALKKLGIESTQHLLDYCSTAAQQQALSTQLKIPLRFIHKWVALVALAQIPAVGPEGCGLLLHAGILSVEQLAKGSPQVLHRNLCRLQVRSLG; this is translated from the coding sequence ATGAGCGCTGCCGATCGATCTGCCCTGAAGAAGTTGGGCATTGAATCGACCCAACACTTGCTGGATTATTGTTCCACTGCGGCGCAGCAGCAGGCCCTTTCCACCCAACTGAAAATCCCTTTGCGCTTTATCCACAAATGGGTGGCACTCGTGGCCTTGGCCCAGATACCCGCAGTGGGGCCAGAAGGGTGTGGGCTGTTGTTACATGCAGGCATTTTGTCGGTAGAGCAGTTGGCAAAGGGATCCCCGCAAGTGCTGCATCGCAACCTTTGCCGTCTCCAAGTGAGATCCCTAGGATAA
- a CDS encoding YbjQ family protein, whose product MLLSTTDVLQGVEIESYLGIVTAEVVYGSNALRDFFAGIRDIIGGRTGAYERVFEQGQKEAVAELERRAKRLGADGVIGINLNTSTINVDQTGVLLLITATGTAVQIR is encoded by the coding sequence ATGTTGCTGTCTACCACAGATGTGTTGCAGGGTGTAGAAATTGAAAGCTATCTGGGCATTGTCACTGCCGAGGTGGTTTATGGGAGCAACGCCTTACGGGACTTTTTTGCAGGGATCCGCGATATTATCGGCGGGCGCACAGGAGCTTACGAGCGGGTTTTTGAACAGGGTCAGAAAGAAGCAGTTGCCGAGTTAGAACGGCGGGCCAAACGTCTAGGAGCGGATGGGGTGATCGGCATCAACCTCAACACCAGCACCATAAACGTTGACCAAACCGGCGTGCTCCTTTTGATCACTGCCACCGGAACTGCTGTCCAGATCCGCTGA
- the rbsK gene encoding ribokinase: MPKPIRVVGSLNMDLVVQVPHQPISGETVLGSDYATYPGGKGANQAVAAARAGAEVQMWGAVGSDAFGAILKENLEQNGIDTRQLTELPGPSGIALITVDPSGQNRIVVSPGANGRYTPEGLPLFTPAALLLLQLEIPMPTVLAVAEQAFAQGIPILLNPAPIQPLPGSLLPQIRYLVLNETEATSLTQSPIETPEQAQTVAQRLQKQGIPTVILTLGGAGLVWVDGEERGYLPAHSVKVVDTTAAGDGFCGALAACLAAGGSLKEALRFANAAAALAVTRAGAQPSLAYRAEIEAFGAGQRDPSV; this comes from the coding sequence ATGCCGAAGCCAATCCGCGTGGTAGGTAGCTTGAATATGGATTTGGTGGTGCAGGTGCCCCATCAGCCCATCTCTGGCGAAACAGTGCTGGGATCCGACTACGCCACCTACCCCGGCGGCAAAGGAGCCAATCAAGCGGTGGCGGCGGCCCGGGCGGGCGCGGAGGTGCAGATGTGGGGAGCGGTGGGATCCGATGCCTTCGGAGCTATTCTCAAAGAAAACCTCGAGCAAAACGGAATTGATACCCGCCAACTGACAGAACTGCCAGGCCCAAGTGGTATCGCCCTGATCACGGTGGATCCCAGCGGACAGAACCGGATCGTGGTCAGCCCAGGAGCCAATGGACGCTATACGCCAGAGGGCTTGCCCCTCTTCACCCCTGCTGCCTTACTCCTGCTGCAACTGGAAATTCCGATGCCGACGGTATTGGCGGTGGCTGAGCAAGCCTTTGCCCAAGGGATCCCGATTTTGCTCAATCCCGCCCCGATTCAACCTTTGCCTGGATCTTTGTTGCCGCAAATTCGCTACCTGGTGCTCAACGAAACCGAAGCCACCAGCCTTACCCAATCCCCTATTGAAACCCCTGAGCAGGCCCAAACGGTGGCTCAACGGCTACAAAAGCAAGGGATCCCGACGGTGATCCTCACGTTGGGAGGGGCGGGTTTGGTCTGGGTGGATGGAGAAGAAAGGGGCTACCTGCCGGCTCATTCGGTGAAAGTGGTGGATACCACTGCCGCTGGAGATGGGTTTTGTGGGGCTTTGGCTGCTTGCTTGGCCGCCGGGGGATCTCTGAAGGAAGCCTTGCGGTTTGCCAATGCGGCGGCAGCACTCGCGGTCACTCGGGCGGGAGCCCAGCCCAGCCTAGCTTATCGAGCTGAGATCGAGGCTTTTGGGGCAGGCCAGAGGGATCCCAGCGTCTAG
- the hemF gene encoding oxygen-dependent coproporphyrinogen oxidase: MLTSSPVGLPVDARQQVGQWMRQLQDDICARLEAVDGEAQFREDSWERPGGGGGRSRVIQQGRVFEQGGVNFSEVFGSHLPPSILKQRPEAEGHSFYATGTSMVLHPRNPYVPTVHLNYRYFEAGPVWWFGGGMDLTPYYLFEEDAVHFHRTIQAACDALDPVYYPVFKTWCDQYFFLPHRGEARGIGGIFFDYQDERPGLLYRPDGQVDGAPQPQSLQVRVGSRSWEHLFQLVQACGKSFLPAYVPIVERRQEMDWGERERQFQLYRRGRYVEFNLVYDRGTIFGLQTQGRTESILMSLPPLVRWEYGYEPEPETWEAKLYDVLRHPRNWGV; the protein is encoded by the coding sequence ATGCTGACCTCAAGCCCCGTAGGTCTGCCGGTGGATGCCCGCCAACAGGTGGGTCAATGGATGCGGCAGCTCCAGGATGACATCTGTGCCCGTTTGGAAGCTGTGGATGGTGAAGCCCAGTTCCGCGAGGATAGTTGGGAACGTCCGGGGGGCGGGGGCGGGCGCTCACGGGTGATTCAGCAGGGGCGGGTGTTTGAACAGGGAGGCGTTAACTTTTCCGAGGTGTTTGGATCCCATTTGCCGCCCTCGATCTTGAAACAACGCCCGGAAGCAGAAGGGCATTCCTTCTATGCCACGGGTACCTCGATGGTGTTGCATCCACGCAACCCTTATGTGCCGACGGTGCACCTGAACTATCGCTATTTTGAAGCGGGGCCAGTGTGGTGGTTTGGCGGAGGTATGGATCTCACTCCCTACTACCTGTTCGAGGAGGATGCCGTTCACTTTCACCGGACGATTCAGGCTGCCTGTGATGCGTTGGATCCCGTCTACTATCCTGTTTTCAAAACATGGTGTGATCAGTACTTTTTCTTGCCCCATCGGGGTGAGGCCCGTGGCATTGGGGGTATTTTCTTCGATTATCAGGACGAACGTCCCGGTTTGTTGTACCGACCTGATGGTCAGGTGGACGGGGCTCCCCAACCCCAATCTTTACAAGTCCGGGTGGGATCCCGCAGTTGGGAGCATCTTTTTCAGTTGGTTCAGGCTTGTGGGAAGTCCTTTTTACCCGCCTATGTGCCGATTGTGGAGCGGCGGCAGGAGATGGACTGGGGGGAGCGAGAGCGGCAGTTTCAGCTGTATCGTCGCGGGCGCTATGTGGAATTCAACTTGGTGTACGACCGGGGGACGATCTTTGGCTTGCAAACCCAGGGGCGGACGGAATCGATTTTGATGTCCTTGCCCCCCTTGGTGCGCTGGGAATACGGCTATGAACCGGAACCCGAAACTTGGGAAGCAAAGCTCTACGATGTGCTGCGCCATCCCCGCAATTGGGGCGTGTAG
- a CDS encoding Ycf34 family protein yields MCICIHCHYVDRCTTYHAVEAQHQQAHLTLAPDFEPQGPQINVNIRNGGTEMEWDVVGCQSFWEERNKWARLRPYEAVPT; encoded by the coding sequence ATGTGTATTTGTATTCACTGCCACTACGTGGATCGTTGCACCACTTATCACGCGGTTGAAGCTCAGCACCAACAGGCTCACCTAACCTTAGCCCCCGATTTTGAGCCTCAAGGGCCGCAGATCAATGTGAATATTCGCAACGGCGGCACGGAGATGGAATGGGATGTGGTGGGCTGCCAAAGCTTTTGGGAAGAACGTAACAAATGGGCACGGCTGCGTCCTTATGAGGCGGTTCCCACCTAG
- a CDS encoding PspA/IM30 family protein produces the protein MGARKVIYGIFGQRAGSVIVGTWNWLWGIPVDKGGTGAVMVAEESLRTMQESVQRLTEAVATQVASYQRAEQKYMQKVREYQSLENKARLAAQRGDQEAARMAMAQALQIEAILGPLKENVETADRYVTAAKQKLAREKERLTTYKNELSNMKDINEVNQALEQMTRVNNAYSIDSAKSQFEAAKNAVQARQFKTRAMSELSEDRSEQIAAQLDNMAMDDEVSRRLAMLTGQSNPQANLPMPDLDFEVKSP, from the coding sequence ATGGGCGCACGCAAAGTCATCTACGGCATTTTTGGGCAACGGGCGGGCAGCGTTATCGTCGGCACCTGGAACTGGTTGTGGGGGATCCCTGTGGATAAGGGCGGCACCGGGGCGGTGATGGTGGCGGAAGAATCCCTACGCACCATGCAAGAATCTGTCCAGCGCCTCACCGAAGCTGTGGCCACCCAGGTGGCCTCCTACCAGCGGGCCGAGCAGAAATACATGCAAAAGGTGCGCGAATACCAGTCTCTCGAGAACAAAGCCCGCCTAGCCGCTCAACGGGGAGATCAAGAGGCCGCCCGCATGGCTATGGCACAAGCCCTTCAAATTGAGGCGATCCTCGGCCCCCTCAAAGAAAACGTCGAAACTGCCGATCGCTACGTTACCGCCGCCAAGCAAAAACTGGCCCGCGAAAAAGAAAGGCTCACCACCTACAAAAATGAACTGAGCAACATGAAGGACATCAACGAGGTGAACCAAGCCCTCGAGCAGATGACCCGAGTGAACAATGCCTACAGTATCGACTCCGCCAAGTCCCAATTCGAAGCGGCCAAAAACGCAGTCCAGGCCCGCCAGTTCAAAACTCGTGCCATGAGCGAACTCTCGGAGGATCGCAGCGAACAGATCGCCGCTCAACTAGACAACATGGCAATGGATGATGAAGTATCGCGCCGTTTGGCCATGCTGACGGGGCAGAGCAACCCCCAGGCAAATCTGCCAATGCCGGATCTAGACTTTGAGGTGAAATCCCCCTAA